The nucleotide window TTATCCCTGCTTCCTAACTTGTCCGTCCCATCCGCCTGTCGGGAGTAGGGTGTCCATTTGGGTTCATCCTGGAAGAGCCGCATGGCTGTTATGGTGTTTGCAGAGTCGACTGTGAAGCGGTGATAGATACTGTTTTGTTGGGtgggaagggaaagggtAAGTCAGCGTGAGTTCTGCGAATGGGTGAAAGGGAGTGCagggatgaagatggggaTGGAGATAGAGATGGGGATAAGGGAGGGACAGACAGACATACCCGGCGGGAAGGACGATCAAGTCGCCAGCTTCGAGTGCAATTCTGATCCATTGCTCTTCATGCACTCCTTCTGCACCTCGAATATCAAAGTAGCCCGATCCCGCCAGGATATATCGaatctcttcatcttcatgCAAATGCCTGTCCAACATTTCTCTCGTCAATCAATTATCCTAGACGCATACCCATGCTCATAATTCAACTAAAGCAGGAGCAGGCGAGAGAGGAAAGTGAACAACGCACTCGTCAAAGAACGACTTAATTTTTTCCTCATAGGCCTCTCCCAACCCTTCCCTAGTGACGGTAATTCTATCCCGGTTTTTGTAGCCTCGCTCCTTTGCAAACTCGTCAATCTTGGATTCCCAAACGCCTTCAGAATCGATGGATATGCGCCGATAGATGACGCCGAGTTTGGCAAGGGTGGGTTCCGGGATGTCGATGCCGGTGTCGTGAGGGAGACGTTGGTCTCCACTATGGAGGCAAAGTCAGAAGAGAGTCAACCAGAAGGAGATAGGACGTACGGCTTGTCGTCGTAAATGTATGCCTTCATTGTTTTAATGTGTGGGCCGAAGCTGAAAACGATGTACAAGCTGGTGAATAAAAACAAGCCGAAAAGCATGAAAAATCATGACGTGCTCATGAGCGAATCAGGTGGGTTCAGGTTAGGTTAATTCCTGAGAACAATCTGCATAATTAAAGTTAATATTTGCAATCAATTAATAATTATTCTAATTTCGCCTTGCATGGTAACTACTATTTATATGGTCCGATATGGATGGGAAATTGTTCATAAGAATTTCATGCGTTTTAGCCTACCACCATCGTCAGAATAAGTGTGTTCCAGTTGACATGTTGACTTTGACTTGGAAAACAATGAAGAACAAACCTTGTTCTCTTCAATTGCATTTTCAAGATTCTCCTTCACTTTTTTGATGTCATTGACATTCCATCCGGATATTCTTCCTTTGCCCTCTTTATCTGTTGTATCACTTTTATTTAAAGATGGCCGAAGTAGAGGTTCCAGCAGATTTAGCACTCTTGATTGCGCCTGTTCGCTCTGCGTCTCCACGGTGAGCTGGCTGTTTTGAACATCGATTTCAGCCTCTGCCTGAGAAGAAATACGTTCCCCTCCTGTCTTTGGGAGATGTGATGGGATTGGGAACATGGTTTCTGTCCTGTCTGGATGGTGGCTGACACAGAAAATGGTAAGTGTTTTCAATCTCTGATGCGGTTGTAAGCTAAGCATTTGACGCTCGGTCATTCCGTCGAGCCTGTTGCTTTCTGAATATTAATGTAAATAATAAACTTTGGTAGATACACAAAAGAAACGCGGGATGGTACTCGTACTATAATCTCGCTGCGAAGAAACGTAATTCATGTACAACGAAGTGGCGGTGTTGAATGATCGTAGATCTTACAGGAATTTAGTTATCGTAGTGGTATCAGGCTCATTgagaggtggaggttgaGACTGGTGAATTATCAGGATCAATTGGCGTAAACAAATATGGCGTCTGTTTTTTAAGGAGAGCTCGCTATTCACCTCGTTAAAGCAGTGTCTCTGCCGGTACTATAATCATTTTTGTCCGCTCAGCTCTGAACTATAGACGTATATCACGCGCCACCGTCGCTCTTTATTCTGCACAGTGTATCACTCCCCTACACCCGCCAAACGTTCACAATCTCCAGTCACAGCCAGCACACCGGGCTGAACTAACAGCAAGTTTATGCTCGCTTCCCATGCGCATGGACCTCCTCTGACCTGTTATACTGCAGGAAAGGGTGTTATCCCCGCAACATTCATTGCCTATACGTAGCTGCTTATTCGCCATCCCGCTATACActgctcttccttcctACCTCTTCTCTCACCACACGTCGCCTGTCCTTGTTCGCATATCATCCCAACCTCACATCGCCACTTGTCATTCgtccttccttcctttcttaAATCCATTTGATTAAGTTTTCAGCCGCCATTCCAACATGACATCCCCCAAGCAAGCGGCAAACCTGGCAAACCCTGCCGTTGCATACACTCTTCTCGAAAAACTCGGCGCCGGCAACTTTGGCACAGTCTGGAAAGCGCAAGTCTAACGTATTCAGTCAGTGTGCATTTACTAATGTCGGTGCCAGCTCGCATAATGATACAAAGCAGATAGTAGCTATCAAAATGATAGGTAAGCCTTCCTCCACATAGTTACAGCTGAAACACTCGCTGACCCCGCTTAGACCTGGAATCTTCGGACGACGACATTTCAGAAATACAAGCGGAGATTGCCCACCTCTCTTCATGCTGGTCGGACCATGTTACAAAATACTATGGTTCATTTGTCAGGGGCGCAAGGCTATGGATTGTAATGGAGTATCTGGCTGGTGGGAGCTGTCTTGACTTGGTACGTCACTAATTCATTGCAATGTACTTGAGAGGTAACTGATAACGAAATAGTTGAAACCGGGTGTGTTCACAGAAGCTCAGATAGCCATCGTCTGTCGAGAGCTTTTGTTAGGTTTAGAGTATCTCCATATGGAAGGCAAGATTCATAGAGATATTAAGGCCGCCAACGTCCTTCTTTCTGCCTCTGGCGATGTCAAACTAGGTATGCCGAGGACTTGTTCTTCCAGTCGTCCGATCAAACACAGTTTATTGATCGCCTTTTTGATAGCCGACTTTGGAGTGGCGGCCCAACTTTCGTCTCATAAATCCCAACGCCACACTTTCGTCGGTACCCCCTTTTGGATGGCACCCGAAGTCATTCGTCAAGCCGGATATGACTCTCGGGCCGATATCTGGTCGCTTGGTATCACCGCCATCGAGATGGCCAAAGGCGACCCACCTCTCAGCGAGTATCACCCTATGAGagtcctcttcctcatcccTAAAGCTCGAGCACCGACGCTAGATTCCGAAGAAGGGTGGAGTGAAGAATTCCAAGACTTTATCGAAAAATGTCTCCAGAAAGATCCGCGAGATCGAGCAACCGCAAAACAGCTTCTTCAACATCGATTCATCCGTTCCGCCAAAAAAACAACAGACCTCATCCCCCTCATCACCCGCTACCAAAGCTACAAATCCTCCCACCCCTCCTCTAAACTGAACTCCACCCCATCTAAAACGCTCAACCGTCTCGCCGCCGGTTTGGGCGGGCTGACAATAGATGGGAAAGGGTACGGCCAGGGGACGATGGAGAACGAATGGAATTTTGATGAGACAATAAGGGGTACAGTGACAGGTGTACCGGTAAATCTTAACTTGGAGGACATGGATAAAGGGTTTGAggacgaagatgaagaagaggatgacTGGAATGTCAAAGTGGCAGAGGTGGAGACATGGGATGGGTCGGTAAAAGAGAATGCGGGGGACCTGTTGGTGGAAGGGAAGTTGGCCGGATCGGAAATGTCCTTACCGGTGTTTGAGAGGCAGTCAAATAGGAGAAACACTCCTCGTTCTCTTGGAATATCAGCTTCAAACCTGGATCCAGGAGAAAAGGGAGAGAGGATACGGGGTGATGATGAGCCAAAAACACCGACCTCTACATCTCTGTCCACTTCTCAGAGACGTTTACAGTCTTCTAGGGAGAGTGCTTCGTCGAGCAAGTCGACATGGAAGCAGAGGAATGATAAGGTTAGAGGTACGGTGGTGAAAGAAGGTGATGTTGGTGATGGGTACGTTTttcattctcttcttctcatcccTTTTCCCATCATTCTTTACCTTCCTTTATTTCCCATTGTTCACAGCTTGATATATGATACACTATCTGAGCCTGGAAACTAACAAGAGCGACGGAATAGGTTCTCGACACTCAAGCCtatgaagaagattgacGCAGCCGCTTCTCAGAGGCTCTCAACGTCCTTTATCGGTACAGGCTCTGTGCGTCGCGCCAACGCCAACAGTAACCTCAACATCCACGTTTTCGGATCTACGCCTAGCTCTGGTTCACCTGTGGAATCACCTACCAAATCCAGACCTTCTACGCCGCTAGTCAATGACAACATTCCGCGCCAAACACCTCAACGTAAAGCACAAGCCCAAGCACAAGGAAATGACATCAGTGCCGAACCTGATCCTAGGAGTCTAGCCGGTCGAGCTTTGGTTGAACAAGTCATTTTACCCGTCTTGTCCTCCACATCTGTATGttctttcctcctccgTAATCGTAATCGCCTGGCGTACTAACCAAACCACACCCCACTACCATCCCCCCACTCAACAGTACAACTCCAAGCACGACCTCCCCGCACCAACACTTGAATCCCTGtccctcctctccaaaGGCTTTTCCGACCTCTCAGCCTCTTCACCCGAGCTTGCGTATACGCTCATGATGGATATACTGGGCGAGATGAGGGGGAATGGACTAGTGAAGGAATTGGTTGGAGGGATGACGATGGGGAACGAAGTGGGTCTTAAGGTTGGCGCGAGGATTGGAATGGAAGATGAGCAACGTGTAGATGCCCATGAGGTGGAAGAAACAGGAGTTAAGCCGAAAGGGGATCTCGTGAAAGAAAGAAGTGAGATTGCAAATCTATTATACCTTCGCTGTAAGTCTCTTCCCTCTGTTTTAGAAACGGCGATAGACAAACTTTTTTATCCTGTGGCTAGAGTATAGAGGTGACTGATCATGCCGCCCCGATGGGGTCTATCGCAGGGCTTGACGGGGCTAAGGCTAAAGTGGTTTAAGCGTAAAGAATATCACTGTACACAGTGCCCGTGAAATTATGATTGCATATATCTATTCCAATCATTTGACCTTTGTCTTTGCCAATCATAATCCAGCAAGTCCATTCGCCATCCACTTCGTCCGGCTTTACAAGATACAAGACCCACCCCAACTTCTTTCAGTTATTCTTTTTTAGTTTCCTCTCATCCTTGTTGTTCTTACATGACTCTTTTTGCACGACAAAACTCGATGGTATCAATCTTAGTCCTAATTCTCATATTCTTACTTGACAATTTAATGCTGTTCATGACCTGTGATGACCCCTACTTTAATTTATATAATTTGTATGCAAATATGGTTGGTCGATTATTTGCTATGCATTAGATGCATTATATTGGTCTGTTTGTTGCGTCTCGTTTGTGAGGATTTGTTGCTCAGTCATCGTTGGAGCAGATGAGACGGTTTAATCCAGGCGATATCCTACAATCCACACTGCAGTCCGTAGTATCCACAGCCGTACAAATTCAAAACAGTCCATTCTAAGCCGAAACGTCAAAAGAAAAGATCAATAATGGCATACTACGTTCTGATAAATAATAATTACAATATTACACATGCTATTCTAACATAGGTGACTCATATGTCCATCATCATATGCAAGGTCGTAAacccaaaaaaaaaaaaaagtctCATTAGAAATGGTCGTTAAAAGCATAGACATTCGTTCACCGTTCAACCGTGCTCTAATCCTTTTATCGTCCAGGACGCAAGTAATCAGGCCAAGACAAGTTCAAGATCAAATTGCACCAACCCACTCGTCGCCATAGGCACCAGGGTTCTCTGCCATTTGCTTTGCAATTTCCGGTTCGGATCTCCATATCCGTGTTAAAGACCCGTCTGATGTTGCCGCCAACTAGAAACAGGGCCTGTCAGTCTTTGTACATAACAAAGCAGAGTAGAAGAAAAGGCTGCGGCAAAGCtagaagaggaagggagacaagaagaagaagaagaaacagAACTAACAATATCTTTCCCCCACTCTACTGCACAAACCTCTCTATCCTTTCCTCCCACCTCACTCATTCCTATCTCGATGCCCATCCCAAGCTTCTTCGCCACTGTCCTCGACGCACCTCCCCTTCCGTCCATGTCCTGACCTCGTTCTTGGGTATCCCAAGTCATCAACCCGCCTTTACAGCTGCCCGCAGCCAGATACCGACCATCAGGCGAGAGGGAAAGACGGATGTAGAAATTGGAAATGAGCATGGATGGATCCGAGTAAGTGGCCGGTTGGACGGCCTCGTCGTATATCACTTCTTCTGTAAATGCGTTAAGCGCGCCAGAGGACCAAGTGGGTTGGTGACGAGTAAGGGCGGCAGAAGGACGTAAAACATGGATCCTAGAATCACCACAAAGCGCATAAACATCCCCATTCACGGGTGATTCCACCATTGCGTTTATACTCCTTGCTCGTTTTGCGGGCGATTCGCCGCTGAGCGTGGCATCGGGTAAACTGCCGGATAGCGTACACGTCGGACGTGGGTTGGAAGAGCGATTGGTTGCGGAAGGGAAACGGAGGTCCCACAGTTTGATGATACCGTCAAATGAACCGCCAGAGGCTAGGGTGCCAGGGATAGAAGAGAGGGCGAGGAGGGAAGTTACGGAACGGGTGGCTGTTCGCTATGAAAAGGGTTGATTGTTTAGTAATTGATACCATGCAAGATGGGGAATTGACTTACGCCTGAGCGTTTGCCATCCCCATGAGCTCCCTTGATAACCATCACTGGATCCAACACCTCTCCACT belongs to Cryptococcus gattii WM276 chromosome I, complete sequence and includes:
- a CDS encoding uncharacterized protein (Similar to TIGR gene model, INSD accession AAW45214.1), translating into MLFGLFLFTSLYIVFSFGPHIKTMKAYIYDDKPGDQRLPHDTGIDIPEPTLAKLGVIYRRISIDSEGVWESKIDEFAKERGYKNRDRITVTREGLGEAYEEKIKSFFDEHLHEDEEIRYILAGSGYFDIRGAEGVHEEQWIRIALEAGDLIVLPAGIYHRFTVDSANTITAMRLFQDEPKWTPYSRQADGTDKLGSRDKYLETVRVGVAA
- a CDS encoding Cdc42p activated signal transducing ser/thr kinase of the PAK family, putative; Cla4p (Similar to TIGR gene model, INSD accession AAW45213.1), which translates into the protein MTSPKQAANLANPAVAYTLLEKLGAGNFGTVWKASHNDTKQIVAIKMIDLESSDDDISEIQAEIAHLSSCWSDHVTKYYGSFVRGARLWIVMEYLAGGSCLDLLKPGVFTEAQIAIVCRELLLGLEYLHMEGKIHRDIKAANVLLSASGDVKLADFGVAAQLSSHKSQRHTFVGTPFWMAPEVIRQAGYDSRADIWSLGITAIEMAKGDPPLSEYHPMRVLFLIPKARAPTLDSEEGWSEEFQDFIEKCLQKDPRDRATAKQLLQHRFIRSAKKTTDLIPLITRYQSYKSSHPSSKLNSTPSKTLNRLAAGLGGLTIDGKGYGQGTMENEWNFDETIRGTVTGVPVNLNLEDMDKGFEDEDEEEDDWNVKVAEVETWDGSVKENAGDLLVEGKLAGSEMSLPVFERQSNRRNTPRSLGISASNLDPGEKGERIRGDDEPKTPTSTSLSTSQRRLQSSRESASSSKSTWKQRNDKVRGTVVKEGDVGDGFSTLKPMKKIDAAASQRLSTSFIGTGSVRRANANSNLNIHVFGSTPSSGSPVESPTKSRPSTPLVNDNIPRQTPQRKAQAQAQGNDISAEPDPRSLAGRALVEQVILPVLSSTSYNSKHDLPAPTLESLSLLSKGFSDLSASSPELAYTLMMDILGEMRGNGLVKELVGGMTMGNEVGLKVGARIGMEDEQRVDAHEVEETGVKPKGDLVKERSEIANLLYLRWLDGAKAKVV